A region of the Methanobrevibacter ruminantium M1 genome:
TTCATGAATTCGTTGTAGTAGTCGATTTCCTTGTGGATGCTGCGGTCGAACTCTTCCATCACTCCAGGGAGATTTACCTTCTTAAGCTCGCCGCTTAATCTGTCTGCACGGTTTGCAATGTATTTCATTATCCTTATGTCCAGGTCAATCTTGTCTGTGATTCCCTCTTTCTGGATCTTGACTGCAACATGCTCCCCTGTATTTAAGGTAGCTTCGTGAACCTGTCCGATAGATGCGGTTGCAAGATGCTCATGTGAGAATTCGGCAAAGAGTTCGTCAATGTCTCCTTCAAGCTCCCTTTCAACTATTGCCTTAACCTGCTCATAGCTTATTGCAGGGTTGTCGTCCTGAAGGTTGGCAAGCTCGTTTGCAATGTCTTCCCCTACCATGTCAGGCCTTGTGCTTAAGAGCTGGCCTAGTTTGATGAAGGTTGTTCCAAGTTCCTGAAGCATAAGTCTGAACTTGACTGGAACTTCGCTATCCAATAGGAGGCTCTCTTCTTCCTCATCTTTTCCGCGTATCCTGTTTTTTGCGCTTTCGCCTAAAATCTTATCAAAGCCGTATTTCTTCATCGCAGCTCTGATTTCTCCTAGACGTTCTTTTGTTTCTTTATCCATAATTATCACATTTGATTAATCTCTGCAAATAGAGTTATTGGTATTAAATATCTTATCCTTAGTAGTTTAATTACCCTAATTAATAATATTTTTATTTTAGTTAATACATTTTTCTTAGAGTAGTGTTTAATTTAAGGGTAATCATTTTCGAGCACTTTTTTATGCATTCATTCATCAATTATGCCACTTGCTAGGAAGGTTATTCCCTCCATTATCATACAGATTCCAACGATAACTGCAGTGTATAATGGCTGTGAAAGTGAGAAGAAAGCACAGATAATGCATATTATACCTAAGATTAAAGTCAATATTGCTGTGGCTCTTGATATTCCATCTATTGCTATAAAAATACCTAGCAAACCGACAAATATCAGTATAAATCCAATTATATAGAATTGATATGCAATAATGAAGGATAATGCATCCACTTTATATAGGAACATGAATCCGATTATGGCTGCTATGATTCCCAGCAATATTTTTGCTGCTGAAACTCCAGCCATCATGCTCCATATGGAGAATCCGTCGAGGATTAAGCCAATACCAAATGCTATTAGAGCTACTCCTGCAATCCATGAGACTGCTTGGGCGCTGTAAACTGGGTAGATTGCAAAGATTAAACCCAAAATGATTAATATTATTCCAATTACTTTTCTAATATCCATATTTATCCCCTAAAATATATTTTTAATATGATCTTTTTTAAAATAATTATTCATATTCTTCAAATTGTTCAGTTTTTTCAATGAATATCTAATTTTATTTTTATATGGAAAAAACATTTGAAGAAAAATATAAATAAATATTGGACAATATTATATATTTAATAAATTTGTATATATAGATTTGTAATACAATAGGGACAAATTGGGATAAATTGGGATAAATTAGGATAATTTAGTTAAGATTTTTTAAATTAGGATAAATTTGAATAGATTGGGATAATATGGTAAAAGATTGTAAAAATGGATTTAATCTTATTGCATTTAGATGTCAACTCTAATATTAAACAAATTATGGATTGGGAGGAAATAAACTAACTATCGTATCTTAATTCATTTAAAGACTTTGTAAATTCCTCCATTAAATACAATATGTCTTTAAAATACTTTGCAGTATCTTCCCGGCCTTGTTTTGTGTGAAGGGCAATCAAATATTTTAATATGCTAAACATTTCTGGATTAAAGCCCACTTGAATCTCATGCTCCTCTAAGTATTTTATATCTTCCTTTATTGAATCCCAAAAGTCTGTTCCTGTTTCAACAGTAAGATAAAATTGCATCAAATGATTATATAATTCTTTCTCTTGCTTATCATCTAAATAGGAAAAGGCAAGTGTGAGGTATGACTCTATCAATATTTTGCTGTTATAAGAGTATTTCATGATGTCTGGAGCCAATTCCTTTATTTTTTCATTCTCATTGATGGATTGGCAGTATTTGCATAATCTAAGCAGTATTATTGCAGAGACCGGATTGATCTTATTTGCAATCTTTAAATATTTCTCTTCTTTTTCCTTATCTCCCTTTTTGCCATATGCTCTTGCAAGGGTAAAATAAATCAGCTCAAGACACTCTTCCAGATTCAGTGTCTTGACTGAATCGATATCTTCAATATAAACATTAAATAGGATTTCCTCTATGGGATTTGCGAAATGGTAGTAGTCAATCGTCTTATATTGAGGATTTTGGTCCAGATAGTTCAAGATCAGTTCAATTGCCTCATCATATTTGCCATTTTTTTCTAATTTCCTAGCTTCTTCTGCAAGTTCAAAAGCATCATCATATTTGTTTTCTCTTTCTAAATCCCTAGCCTCTTTTGCAAGTCCCATAGTTTCACCTGATTATTTTTTATGTCCATCATATGAACCTTGATTCTCTTTTTATCCTAATCAATTAAAGATTGAGAAAACTTTCCAATCATATTTTCAATATAATCTAATTTGGCCAATTGAGTAATCCAATCAGCAGGAATATCTTCATAGCCATAGAAAATCCCTGCAAGGCCTCCAACTACACAGGCAGTTGTATCTGTGTCATATCCAAGATTAACTGCAGTCAGGAGGGTATCCTTATAATTCTCATTATTCAAAAGACACCAAATGCTTGCTTCAAGGGAAGAAATACAATATCCTCCGCTTTTTATTTCATCACGCGGAAGATTTTGAATATTCAATGAAAAGACTCTATCAAAATGATGCAATTCTTCCTCAAATGAGTCATCATTAAAATAATATTCCTTGGATTTGTTTATTCCAGAGGATATAAGTTCCTCTAAGTCTAAACATTTCCCATTTTCAAAATTATCTATGAATTCAAGAGCAATGTTCACATAGATTCCACAGCACATCTGGCTTCTCTTGTGTCTGTGGGTGAGTGAAGACAAATTATGAACAGCAGTCATCTTGTCTTCTTCGATAAATGAATATTTTTTGGATAAATAATAAATAAAGAATGCAATAGGTAAGATCCTCATTAAGGAGCCGTTTCCATTGTCTCTCTCGCCGATGCCTCCACATTCCAATGGCTCCCATCCGTCATCATAGTTGTAGATTCCATCCCTTGTGGCTCCCCCTATATCAAAGGAAAATCCATATGGTGTGTATTCTCCCAAATTAAGCCAATCGGAAAAGTTTCTCATAATAATTT
Encoded here:
- a CDS encoding DUF308 domain-containing protein, which codes for MDIRKVIGIILIILGLIFAIYPVYSAQAVSWIAGVALIAFGIGLILDGFSIWSMMAGVSAAKILLGIIAAIIGFMFLYKVDALSFIIAYQFYIIGFILIFVGLLGIFIAIDGISRATAILTLILGIICIICAFFSLSQPLYTAVIVGICMIMEGITFLASGIIDE
- a CDS encoding ADP-ribosylglycohydrolase family protein yields the protein MDCIKNGIMGQIVGDALGLPVQFQPREERDIDPVTDMIGDGAFELPAGSWSDDSSLILATMDGLIKSLNGDNVDSTSLNDIIDWEIIMRNFSDWLNLGEYTPYGFSFDIGGATRDGIYNYDDGWEPLECGGIGERDNGNGSLMRILPIAFFIYYLSKKYSFIEEDKMTAVHNLSSLTHRHKRSQMCCGIYVNIALEFIDNFENGKCLDLEELISSGINKSKEYYFNDDSFEEELHHFDRVFSLNIQNLPRDEIKSGGYCISSLEASIWCLLNNENYKDTLLTAVNLGYDTDTTACVVGGLAGIFYGYEDIPADWITQLAKLDYIENMIGKFSQSLID